Sequence from the Microbacterium faecale genome:
CTCGTCGCCGATCACCACGGTGTGGCCGGCGTTGTTGCCGCCGTTGAACTTCACGACCCATTCGGTTCGCCCACCGAGCAGGTCAGTGGCTTTGCCCTTGCCCTCGTCGCCCCACTGGACGCCGACGATCACGATTCCTGGCATGGGTCTTCCCCCTGAGACTCGGGTGTTGGACACCCCATCCTATCCGGGCGGGGCGGGCGACGCGACGGCGCAATATGATGGCGGCATGGACGGCCGCGCGCTCGTCGGGCGTGAACGCGAACTGCAGCTGGCGTCTCTCGTCCTCGGCGAAGCGATGGGCGGCGAGGCGCAGGCTGTCGTTGTCCGCGGTCCGGCGGGCATCGGAAAGAGCGCGTACCTGAGGGTCGTTGCCGCCTCGGCGAATGGTTTCCGCGTCGTCCGCATCGCGGGCCATCCGGCCGAGTCCGAGATCCCGTACGCGGGCGTCGCGCAGGTGCGCACCGCCCTCGGTGAACCGGATCCGCTCACCGCGACCGCGGATCCGCTCGCGACCGCGACGGCGCTGCTGCGGCTGATCGCCGCGAGCGCCCCGCTCCTCCTCATCGTCGACGACGCGCAGTGGCTCGATCCCGCGTCACGACGGGCGCTCGTCTTCGCCACGCGACGCCTGGACGCGGACGCGGTGTGCGTGATCTTCGGCGAACGTACCGACGGCGAGGAGACAGCCGAGCTCGCGGGCCTGGGAAGGGCGCTCGACCTCACGCCCCTCTCCGACGACGCCGCGACAGAGCTGCTGCGCCGCGTCGCGCCCGACGCGGCCGCGCTGGTCGTGCGGCGTCTCGTCGCGCACGCGGCCGGGGTCCCGCTGACGCTGACCGAGATCCCTGTCGACCTCGCCCCCGCGCAGCTCTCCGGCGCCGCGCCGTTGCCCCGAGAGCTGCCGCTCGGCGGACAGCTCGGACGCCTCTTCGATCGCCGCATCGGCGCGCTCTCCGATATCGCGCGGCTCGCGCTGCTCGCGCTGTGCTTTGACCCGGTACCACGGTCCGAATGGGGCCGGCTGCTCGCGCGACTCGACGTGTCGCCGTCGGACACGGATCCGGCCGAGCGCGCCGGCCTCATCGACCTCACCGGCGAGACGCAGGCGTTCGCGCACCCGTCGATTCCCGCAGCCGTGCGACGCGCGGCCCGGAGGACGGAGGTCGCGACGGTCCACGCCGCCCTCGCCGCACACTTCGCCCCGGATCCGTTGCGGCACGCCTTCCACCTGCGTCGCGTCGACGATCAGGATCCCGCAGTCGTCCGGCGCGCACTGGTCGCCGCAGCCGAACACGCCGCGAGCCGCGACGGCCTCGCCGAGGCGGGGGACCTGTTCGAACAGGCGGCGCGGCTGGCGGATCCGCCGGACGGGGAGCTGCTGCGGCGCGCGGTCGACGCCTGCACGCGGGCGGGAGCAGGGCCGGCCGCCGAGCGTCTGCTGATCGAGTTAGCGGAGCGCACGCCGGACGCGACGGACCGCGCACGCCTCGGTGCGGCGCGTGCGTACGTGTCGATGTGGACGCGCGCGGTGCCGCCGCCGGACACGGCAGAGCTGCTGTCGCTCGGGCTCGGCCTGCTGCCCGGGCCGGCACAGGAGGAGGGCCGCCGGCTGGTCACGGCGCTCGCGACGACGTCGTTCGGTGCCGCGCGGTATCGGGACGCGCACGAGATGTGCCGCCAGCTCGACGCTGGCCTGACGGGGGCGCTGTCGCTGGACGAGTCGCTCATCGCCGACGTCGCCGCCGTGATGGTCGGCGCGGCCAGCGCCGGCCAGGTGCTGCGCGGCGACTGGCCGGACCGCTACCCGTGGCAACGGATGGCGACCGGGATGACGCCGGTCCCCTTCGCTGCCTTCGTGCTCGTCTGGCTCGGCGAGCTCGATCACGCGGAGGACGTAGTCCGGCGCCACACGGCAGCCGGGTCTGCGCCGACCGCGGAGGGCACCTATCTCAGCGGCACGGTCGCAGCTCTGGTGGCGCGTGCTCGCGGCGAGTGGGACCGCGCCGACCACGAGTTCGAGGCGCTGGAGAGATTCGTGATCGAGACCGATTCGATCGGTCCGTATCCGTTCATCGCGCTGCATCACGCGCACCTGCTCGCATCGCGCGGCCAGGGCGCCGCATCCGACGACCTGCGCGAGCGGGCACGGCGACGGACTCCGGTCTGGACGCAGATGATGGACCATCTCAGTCACCGCGTCGCCGGCCACGCGCGGCTGATCGAGCGCGACTTCGCCGCGGCCGCCACGCATCTCGCCGCGTCGAGTGCGATCGAGCAACAGGTCGGGCTCGTCCCGTCGGGCTATCTCACGGCGTTCACCGATCGATACGAAGCGGCGTGGCACCTCGGCACGTCGAGCGAGCTCGCCGAGGACCTCAACCGCTATGAGCGCGCGGCCGAGGCCGTGGACCACGACGAGATGCGGGCGCTCGCGCTGCGGTGCCGCGCGCTTGAGGCGTCGCACAGATCCGCGCCGCGGGCACGCGCGGATACGCTGTTCGCCGAGGCCGTTGAACGCCTCGACGACGTCAGCGCCTTCGAAGCCGCGCGCACGCGCCTGCTGTGGGGTCAGGTCCTGCGGCGCGCGAAACGCAAGGCGGACGCGGTCGCGCAGCTGGCACAGGCCGAGATCGCGTTCGCCCAGCTGGGGTGTTCGATGCTGCGCGAGACGACGCGCGGCGAGCTCGCCGCGTGCGGGCGGCGTCAGGCCGCGGTTGGTGCGGCGGGCTCTCTCGTCGCCCAGCTCACCCCACGTGAGTTCGAAGTAGCGCGCGAGGTGGCCGCGGGGGCGAGCAACGCCGACGCCGCACGGCGCCTATTCATCTCCGAGCGCACCGTGGAGTTCCATCTGTCCCGCGTGTTCCGCAAGCTGCAGCTCGCCGGACGCGGCGAGCTCGCGGGTGTCCTGGGTGATCCGACTTGACCGCTGGTCAGCCCGCGGTCACTCCAGCTCCTGCGCGACGAGCGCCGCGAGGGCGATCGCTTTCAGCTGCTCGGCGTCGCGGTCGCCGGTGCGCACGGACGCGTGCACCACGGTCTCGCCGACCGTAGCGACCGCGGTGCGCCCGCCACTGGCGCGGAATGGCCCGACAGCGCCGTCGTACACTTCGACGTCGACCCCGTCCGCCGCGACGGTGTCGAGAAGCGCGGCTTCGCCGAGAATCTGCCCGGACACCTCCGCTGCGCTCACCGTCAGCCCCACGCTGTTCTCGCCGTCATCCCATGTGCAGTCGGAAGTCGCGCCCGCCCACCGCATCGATTCGCCCTCCGGCACCTCACCGGCGAACACCGAGGAGAGGTGCATGGGATCCACTGCGATGCACGCGTCATCGAACGCCGGTTCCGTGAGCCCGAGGTCGAGGCCGCATTCGCGCTGGAGTTCGACGCCGATCGCCTCCATGAACCCCGGTGCGGTCAGCACGAGGAAGAACGCATCCTCGCTGTCGGAGGAAAGCGCGTCCCTCACGTCATCCTCCGTCGCGACCTCGGCATCGGCCAGGGCGTCCGCAGACAACGTGAGCAGCTCAGACACGGCACCCCATTCGCGCTCGACGTTCGCGGGCGGTTCCACCGACGTGAACAGCTCCGCGGAGGACATCATGCGCTCACGGTAGGCCGCGGGATCTGCGATCGAGTCGGTGCTGACGATGTCGAGGGTGCTGGCGATGTCCTCACCGGCCGCGCAGAACGCATTCTCGCCGTCGGGCGCCTCCGTCGGCTCCGTTGCGGCGCCCTCCTCGCCGCTCTCGGCGCCCTCTTCGCTCCCGCCGATGTCCTGGGCGGCGGTGGTCGCCTCGGGGCCGACGCCGGCGGGCT
This genomic interval carries:
- a CDS encoding LuxR family transcriptional regulator, with translation MDTPSYPGGAGDATAQYDGGMDGRALVGRERELQLASLVLGEAMGGEAQAVVVRGPAGIGKSAYLRVVAASANGFRVVRIAGHPAESEIPYAGVAQVRTALGEPDPLTATADPLATATALLRLIAASAPLLLIVDDAQWLDPASRRALVFATRRLDADAVCVIFGERTDGEETAELAGLGRALDLTPLSDDAATELLRRVAPDAAALVVRRLVAHAAGVPLTLTEIPVDLAPAQLSGAAPLPRELPLGGQLGRLFDRRIGALSDIARLALLALCFDPVPRSEWGRLLARLDVSPSDTDPAERAGLIDLTGETQAFAHPSIPAAVRRAARRTEVATVHAALAAHFAPDPLRHAFHLRRVDDQDPAVVRRALVAAAEHAASRDGLAEAGDLFEQAARLADPPDGELLRRAVDACTRAGAGPAAERLLIELAERTPDATDRARLGAARAYVSMWTRAVPPPDTAELLSLGLGLLPGPAQEEGRRLVTALATTSFGAARYRDAHEMCRQLDAGLTGALSLDESLIADVAAVMVGAASAGQVLRGDWPDRYPWQRMATGMTPVPFAAFVLVWLGELDHAEDVVRRHTAAGSAPTAEGTYLSGTVAALVARARGEWDRADHEFEALERFVIETDSIGPYPFIALHHAHLLASRGQGAASDDLRERARRRTPVWTQMMDHLSHRVAGHARLIERDFAAAATHLAASSAIEQQVGLVPSGYLTAFTDRYEAAWHLGTSSELAEDLNRYERAAEAVDHDEMRALALRCRALEASHRSAPRARADTLFAEAVERLDDVSAFEAARTRLLWGQVLRRAKRKADAVAQLAQAEIAFAQLGCSMLRETTRGELAACGRRQAAVGAAGSLVAQLTPREFEVAREVAAGASNADAARRLFISERTVEFHLSRVFRKLQLAGRGELAGVLGDPT